A region of uncultured Carboxylicivirga sp. DNA encodes the following proteins:
- a CDS encoding SUKH-3 domain-containing protein has protein sequence MKENDKDRILDFLIGNESIGDFEAWLNNDPDMEIRLGSELYNELIGFNYNDKFVLNNFSKLILDNFVTTDDFETWNYIRLLKDSGWHQGRNIEISKSMLKKASINKTAINIIREFGGLEICETDKSGHNPQTLVDFNIDPVSTNMSKYGFEKEMSYFASAHDHNMYLYVDENDKYYMDNIAGDKLYIYTGLNFEQMIKELLRIIDEDNFQCID, from the coding sequence ATGAAGGAAAATGATAAAGATAGAATCCTAGATTTTCTTATTGGAAATGAATCAATCGGTGATTTTGAAGCCTGGTTAAATAACGACCCTGACATGGAGATTAGATTGGGAAGTGAATTATATAATGAATTGATTGGGTTTAATTACAATGATAAATTTGTGTTAAATAACTTTAGCAAATTGATTCTTGATAATTTTGTAACTACAGATGATTTTGAGACTTGGAACTATATTAGACTTTTAAAAGACTCAGGGTGGCATCAAGGACGAAATATAGAGATAAGCAAATCAATGCTTAAGAAAGCTTCGATAAATAAAACCGCTATAAATATTATTAGAGAGTTTGGCGGATTAGAAATTTGTGAGACGGATAAAAGTGGTCATAATCCGCAGACTTTGGTTGATTTCAATATTGACCCAGTTAGCACAAACATGAGTAAGTATGGATTTGAAAAAGAAATGTCATACTTTGCGTCAGCTCATGACCACAACATGTACCTTTATGTGGATGAGAATGATAAATATTATATGGACAATATTGCTGGTGATAAACTATATATCTATACAGGACTTAATTTTGAACAAATGATAAAAGAGCTTTTGAGAATAATAGATGAAGATAATTTTCAATGTATTGATTGA
- a CDS encoding IS3 family transposase yields MHRDAYYKSKQRKCKQDEIANLVIELVKPERIVQARVGGRKLYKELKIAFNTAGIKVGRDKLFEILREHNMLVKRKKASCKTTDSYHRFHKYKNLVKDMTVTEPNQVWVADITYIRTINGFCYLALITDMYSRKIVGYDISNSLELQGCLRAFKMAIKQARPKAGLVHHSDRGIQYCSNLYVNELKKRNINISMTEENHCCENAIAERVNGILKDEFYLDQCFVNMQYASNATKNAIDIYNNKRLHLSLGYKTPNTVFKNIA; encoded by the coding sequence TTGCATCGCGATGCTTATTATAAATCTAAGCAACGAAAGTGCAAGCAGGATGAGATCGCCAATCTTGTTATTGAATTGGTAAAACCTGAACGTATTGTACAAGCTCGTGTGGGCGGTAGAAAGCTGTATAAAGAGTTAAAAATCGCTTTTAATACTGCTGGTATTAAGGTTGGACGAGATAAACTTTTTGAGATCCTGAGAGAGCATAACATGCTGGTAAAACGTAAAAAAGCATCTTGCAAAACAACGGACTCCTATCATCGTTTTCACAAGTATAAAAACCTTGTTAAGGATATGACAGTTACGGAGCCTAACCAGGTATGGGTAGCAGACATTACTTATATCAGAACCATTAACGGTTTTTGCTACCTGGCGCTAATTACCGATATGTATTCGCGTAAAATCGTAGGATACGATATAAGTAACTCCTTGGAGCTGCAAGGATGCTTGCGGGCCTTTAAAATGGCCATAAAGCAAGCCCGGCCTAAGGCCGGACTGGTACATCACTCTGATAGAGGTATTCAATATTGCAGCAATCTATATGTCAATGAACTAAAAAAGAGAAATATAAACATCAGTATGACAGAAGAAAACCATTGTTGTGAAAATGCTATTGCTGAAAGGGTTAATGGGATTTTGAAAGATGAATTTTATCTCGATCAATGCTTCGTTAATATGCAGTATGCCAGCAATGCAACCAAGAATGCAATCGATATTTATAACAATAAAAGATTACACCTATCTTTAGGATACAAAACTCCTAATACAGTCTTTAAAAATATAGCTTAA
- a CDS encoding transposase has product MYNNNGIVKRYSEGFKLKILAELSTGNYSKKQLGDIYGIHRSTINEWIKKYDRKDLMNTRILVETKDETTRIKALQNEIKQLKELLIKKDLDKLVLDSYLEVAAEQLGYKNVEELKKNLNI; this is encoded by the coding sequence ATGTATAACAATAATGGTATCGTAAAACGATACAGCGAGGGTTTTAAACTCAAAATTTTAGCTGAACTTAGTACTGGAAATTATTCCAAAAAACAACTAGGCGACATTTACGGAATCCATAGATCAACTATCAATGAATGGATTAAAAAGTATGACCGTAAAGACCTTATGAACACCCGTATTCTAGTGGAAACAAAAGACGAAACAACCCGGATCAAAGCCTTACAAAACGAGATCAAGCAACTCAAAGAGTTATTGATTAAAAAGGACTTGGATAAGTTAGTTTTAGATTCTTATCTTGAAGTAGCTGCTGAACAGTTGGGCTACAAGAATGTTGAAGAACTAAAAAAAAACTTAAACATCTAA
- a CDS encoding acyltransferase family protein: MRLKNIDLFKGLLIFLVILGHILQGKMDEAIWRTIIYSFHMPLFIGISGFLFNVDKLVDINLIALIKKYLFRVIIPWTIAIVFYFSVSVIQNHNSNILTGLMKAFIYPYYHLWFIPGFLSWIVLTWFLKKIQTGDKLLLIIGFLISMSSVVLQKYPEIYQGFGILKSGIGLVLYTFRPYFYFFFVFGLVYKRLELKRPKVLEYILPLMCLISVIYLFYNPNKLFSSINFFLFNSLLLSLVLKISVHNLIRSNKTIEWIGLNSLAIYLWHVLLILICKHIIGTESLAFFYTVTISLEIVFIITYKYLLRIDNLRKYVFGM; this comes from the coding sequence ATGAGATTAAAAAACATTGATTTATTTAAAGGATTATTAATTTTCTTAGTGATTCTTGGACATATTCTTCAAGGTAAAATGGATGAAGCCATTTGGAGAACAATTATTTATAGCTTTCACATGCCACTTTTTATAGGTATAAGTGGATTTCTATTTAATGTAGATAAACTTGTTGATATAAATTTGATTGCATTGATTAAAAAATATTTGTTTAGAGTAATTATTCCATGGACTATAGCAATTGTATTCTATTTTTCAGTTTCTGTAATCCAAAATCATAATTCAAATATTCTAACTGGACTAATGAAGGCTTTTATTTATCCATATTACCACTTATGGTTTATTCCTGGATTTCTTAGTTGGATTGTATTGACATGGTTTTTAAAGAAAATACAGACGGGAGACAAGCTATTATTAATTATTGGATTCTTAATATCCATGAGTTCTGTAGTATTACAAAAATACCCTGAAATATACCAAGGCTTCGGAATACTAAAATCAGGAATAGGGTTAGTGCTTTATACTTTTAGACCATATTTCTATTTCTTTTTTGTTTTTGGACTTGTATACAAACGATTAGAATTAAAAAGACCTAAAGTGTTAGAATACATTTTACCTTTAATGTGTCTCATATCAGTTATTTATTTATTTTACAACCCAAACAAGTTATTTTCAAGTATTAATTTCTTTTTATTTAATAGTCTTCTACTATCTCTTGTTCTTAAAATATCTGTACATAATTTGATTAGAAGTAATAAGACTATAGAATGGATTGGATTAAATTCTTTAGCAATTTATTTATGGCATGTGCTTCTAATTTTGATATGCAAACATATAATTGGAACAGAGAGTTTAGCATTCTTTTATACTGTAACGATTAGCTTGGAAATAGTTTTTATTATTACTTACAAATATTTACTCAGAATTGATAATTTAAGAAAGTATGTATTTGGGATGTGA
- a CDS encoding integrase core domain-containing protein translates to MTEENHCYENAIAERVNGILKDEFYLDQCFVNMQYASNATKNAIDIYNNKRLHLSLGYKIPNTVFKNIA, encoded by the coding sequence ATGACAGAAGAAAACCATTGTTATGAAAATGCTATTGCTGAAAGGGTTAATGGGATTTTAAAAGATGAATTTTATCTCGATCAATGCTTCGTTAATATGCAGTATGCCAGCAATGCAACCAAGAATGCAATCGATATATATAACAATAAAAGATTACACCTATCTTTAGGATACAAAATTCCTAATACGGTCTTTAAAAATATAGCTTAA
- a CDS encoding DDE-type integrase/transposase/recombinase, which translates to MKVVDTTRYTGQASIEQTCRCYNLHRDAYYKSKQRKCKQDEIANLVIELVKPERIVQARVGGRKLYKELKIAFNMAGIKVGRDKLFEILREHNMLVKRKKASCKTTDSYHRFHKYKNLVKDMTVTEPNQVWVADITYIRTINGFCYLALITDMYSRKIVG; encoded by the coding sequence GTGAAGGTTGTAGATACTACAAGATACACTGGGCAGGCAAGCATAGAGCAAACCTGCCGGTGTTACAACTTACATCGCGATGCTTATTATAAATCTAAGCAACGAAAGTGCAAGCAGGATGAGATCGCCAATCTTGTTATTGAATTGGTAAAACCTGAACGTATTGTACAAGCTCGTGTGGGCGGTAGAAAGCTGTATAAAGAGTTAAAAATAGCCTTTAATATGGCTGGTATTAAGGTTGGACGAGATAAACTTTTTGAGATTCTGAGAGAGCATAACATGCTGGTAAAACGTAAAAAAGCATCTTGCAAAACAACGGACTCCTATCATCGTTTTCACAAGTATAAAAACCTTGTTAAGGATATGACAGTTACGGAGCCTAACCAGGTATGGGTAGCAGACATTACTTATATCAGAACCATTAACGGTTTTTGCTACCTGGCGCTAATTACCGATATGTATTCGCGTAAAATCGTAGGATAA
- a CDS encoding transposase has product MYNNNGIVKRYSEGFKLKILAELSTGNYSKKQLGDIYGIHRSTINEWIKKYDRKDLMNTRILVETKDETTRIKALQNEIKQLKELLIKKDLDKLVLDSYLEVAAEQLGYKNVEELKKNLNI; this is encoded by the coding sequence ATGTATAACAATAATGGTATCGTAAAGCGATACAGTGAGGGTTTTAAACTCAAAATTTTAGCCGAACTTAGTACTGGAAATTACTCCAAAAAACAACTAGGTGACATTTACGGAATCCATAGATCAACTATCAATGAATGGATTAAAAAGTATGACCGTAAAGACCTTATGAACACACGTATTCTAGTGGAAACAAAAGACGAAACAACCCGGATCAAAGCCTTACAAAACGAGATCAAGCAACTTAAAGAGTTATTGATTAAAAAGGACTTGGATAAGTTAGTTTTAGATTCTTATCTTGAAGTAGCTGCTGAGCAGTTGGGCTACAAGAATGTTGAAGAACTAAAAAAAAACTTAAACATCTAA
- a CDS encoding energy transducer TonB, whose protein sequence is MKTKLKRLVGLAIFVSYSFIGNAQIPEEFHKFLAKTDTTNLYWKVDENPQFKGGHESLVNYYKDNFVYPEESQKKGIQGTVFVLFIVEKDGSISNVYATNSIDKYLEKEAVKFIKKMPNWEPGKKDGKTVRVLNVQPVKFALQ, encoded by the coding sequence ATGAAAACTAAATTAAAAAGACTTGTTGGACTTGCTATTTTTGTATCATATAGCTTCATAGGAAACGCACAAATTCCTGAAGAATTTCATAAATTCTTGGCAAAAACGGACACTACAAATCTTTATTGGAAAGTTGATGAGAATCCTCAGTTTAAAGGTGGGCATGAATCTTTAGTCAATTACTATAAGGACAACTTTGTTTATCCAGAGGAATCTCAGAAAAAGGGAATTCAAGGAACTGTTTTTGTCCTATTCATTGTTGAAAAAGATGGAAGTATTTCAAACGTGTATGCGACAAACTCAATTGACAAATATTTGGAAAAAGAAGCAGTAAAATTTATTAAGAAAATGCCCAATTGGGAACCTGGAAAAAAGGACGGAAAAACTGTTCGAGTTTTGAATGTTCAACCTGTAAAATTTGCTTTACAATAA
- a CDS encoding energy transducer TonB: MKKLLLISTIFWISVITFATEQTPDVLIYKSDTIFIDFYPLEKLMKSDSIIRNKIIDYSDTTCMSSSCWRGHIGTWKIENDSLFLIELVNGCEDYRFSLEQVFGKQKVNNKKVFANWVTKNIGAVFGEFLRFDVENWESIYSNTFYCDIKNGHVTIAIIDKKSDCEKASLIALNDFEDSNYSLHSLEFVPPVNSYTYVLDKYYNIKWFFTDSIEYYNCYDSVMTINLKTKYGADFLEQAKLKADSLEQSENWNSNAEYIGGQMELMKYILSRLKFGDADTIELKTKLHIKLEIDSTGKAINPFIIKGISENVDKQVIEIINGMPNWKPAYLNGKPIRQKYYIPMNINYQ; this comes from the coding sequence ATGAAAAAGTTACTATTAATATCAACTATTTTCTGGATTTCCGTGATAACATTTGCAACGGAACAAACTCCGGATGTATTAATTTATAAGTCTGATACCATATTCATCGATTTCTATCCTCTTGAGAAATTAATGAAGTCAGATTCTATAATTAGAAACAAAATTATCGATTATTCCGATACTACTTGTATGTCTAGTAGTTGTTGGCGCGGTCATATTGGAACTTGGAAAATTGAAAATGATAGCTTGTTCTTAATAGAGCTAGTTAATGGATGTGAGGATTATAGGTTTAGTCTTGAACAGGTGTTTGGAAAACAAAAGGTTAATAACAAAAAAGTCTTTGCAAATTGGGTTACCAAAAACATAGGAGCTGTTTTTGGAGAGTTTTTAAGATTTGATGTAGAAAATTGGGAATCCATATATTCAAATACATTTTATTGTGATATTAAAAATGGTCATGTAACGATAGCAATAATTGATAAAAAGAGTGATTGTGAAAAGGCTTCTCTTATTGCGCTGAATGATTTTGAAGATTCAAATTATTCTTTGCACTCACTTGAATTTGTACCACCTGTAAATTCATATACATATGTTTTAGATAAATACTACAATATAAAGTGGTTTTTTACGGATTCAATTGAGTATTATAATTGCTACGATTCAGTTATGACTATCAATTTGAAGACTAAATATGGGGCAGACTTCTTAGAACAAGCAAAACTAAAAGCAGACAGCCTAGAGCAAAGTGAAAACTGGAATTCTAATGCTGAATATATTGGAGGACAAATGGAATTAATGAAGTACATTTTGTCAAGATTGAAATTTGGAGATGCCGATACAATAGAATTAAAGACAAAATTACATATCAAACTAGAAATTGATTCGACAGGTAAAGCAATTAACCCATTTATTATAAAAGGAATAAGTGAAAATGTAGATAAGCAGGTTATTGAAATTATTAATGGCATGCCTAATTGGAAACCTGCATACTTGAATGGAAAGCCAATTCGCCAAAAATACTATATTCCAATGAATATTAATTATCAGTAA
- a CDS encoding cyclic-phosphate processing receiver domain-containing protein: protein MKKLFLDDIRTIDMVYDKSMESEYDIVRTYEDFVDYILKNGLPDFISFDNDLGLGEDGEVAPDGYAAAKWLVYESGLDLINLKFNVHSANPVAAKQIEGLLTNYIRHLKESNQ from the coding sequence ATGAAAAAACTATTCCTTGACGACATAAGAACAATTGACATGGTTTATGATAAATCAATGGAATCAGAATATGACATTGTAAGAACATATGAGGACTTTGTTGACTATATCTTAAAAAATGGACTTCCGGACTTTATCAGCTTCGATAATGACTTAGGACTTGGTGAAGATGGAGAGGTTGCACCGGACGGATATGCTGCCGCCAAATGGTTAGTATATGAATCAGGACTGGATTTGATAAATTTAAAATTTAATGTTCATTCAGCTAATCCAGTTGCAGCAAAGCAAATTGAGGGATTATTGACTAATTATATAAGACACTTAAAAGAATCAAACCAATGA
- a CDS encoding RNA-binding domain-containing protein — translation MQKLSKTFGDYISCGRNVRGLTMRELAQSLNVDIVTLSKIEKNWRVFPKDRLNILANEFKVPYSEILKEFIKSDLVQQYGGFPNYEDILIQILSEEENIISLIDVINEGESLNVEFKSSLRYCLKNKRIEKYIEHSAIKNICAFLNSNGGKLIIGVADDKEILGLETTDFKTIKENDKRDAFLKHFDNLISKYFGNNLNLNLIPSFEIINEKTIALIDVLPYNIEPVFLKNSEKNNSEEFYIRRNASSVALTMTEFYKYSKERWG, via the coding sequence ATGCAAAAACTAAGTAAAACATTTGGGGATTATATAAGTTGTGGTCGCAATGTACGTGGATTGACAATGAGAGAACTTGCACAAAGCCTAAATGTTGACATAGTGACTTTAAGTAAGATTGAAAAAAACTGGAGAGTATTTCCTAAAGACCGTTTAAACATTCTTGCAAACGAATTTAAGGTTCCGTATAGTGAGATTTTGAAAGAATTTATAAAAAGTGATTTAGTTCAACAATATGGCGGATTTCCAAACTATGAGGATATTCTAATACAAATATTGTCGGAAGAGGAAAATATAATCTCTTTAATAGATGTCATAAATGAAGGAGAATCTCTAAATGTAGAATTTAAAAGTTCTTTGAGATATTGCCTGAAGAATAAGAGAATTGAAAAGTATATTGAGCATAGTGCAATAAAAAACATTTGTGCTTTTCTAAATTCAAATGGTGGTAAATTGATAATAGGAGTTGCTGACGATAAAGAAATCTTAGGACTTGAAACAACTGATTTTAAAACAATAAAGGAGAATGATAAAAGAGATGCGTTTCTAAAACATTTTGACAATTTGATTTCAAAGTATTTTGGAAACAATCTGAATCTTAATTTAATACCATCGTTTGAAATTATAAATGAAAAAACAATTGCATTAATAGATGTATTACCTTATAATATTGAACCTGTTTTTCTTAAAAATTCAGAGAAAAATAATTCTGAGGAATTTTATATTAGGAGAAATGCTAGTTCTGTAGCACTAACTATGACTGAATTTTACAAATATTCCAAAGAAAGATGGGGATGA